From Theileria annulata chromosome 1, complete sequence, *** SEQUENCING IN PROGRESS ***, one genomic window encodes:
- a CDS encoding uncharacterized protein (SMART 3 transmembrane domains at aa 20-42, 52-71 and 78-100;~3 probable transmembrane helices predicted for TA21370 by TMHMM2.0 at aa 20-42, 52-71 and 78-100;~Signal anchor predicted for TA21370 by SignalP 2.0 HMM (Signal peptide probability 0.010, signal anchor probability 0.843) with cleavage site probability 0.003 between residues 42 and 43): MELGGGFVSNLKAKNFLGFLNLRNGVLVVSFTQILFGAGLYCTLHYLHPSLMGVAWFLLLLHFITGAIGLVSTFTRNLFLYVLYLILFAFSLVVVSMVALDMAEIVHFFPKAPELHDFSLLGFTAPFVTRFKTPNASVLFPFNFFKLPNDTTGVLPQLPHYDEMVVTKFTMSHVDKHNHKHCNKRDSARFDDDVSSVLDNLDNPDDLKDLRNALKQRLGDNNTNKNGSGGVDNYNAYDNPDGKVGGSKDLNSTKPSTNGVSSAGEKSKESDSFYDHLPFMPHPGETEGESEEVSKDEFPPETNDLTPEGKSEVVVLYKLQKRCNQLLLSYLLTTIYPIYS, encoded by the exons atgGAACTGGGAGGTGGCTTtgtttcaaatttaaaagcCAAAAATTTCCTAGGCTTTTTAAACCTTAGAAAT GGCGTATTGGTAGTATCGTTtacacaaatattatttggTGCTGGTCTTTATTGTACTCTTCATTACCTTCATCCAAGTCTTATGGGTGTAGCTTGGTTTCTACTACTCCTACATTTCATTACCGGAGCAATCGG ATTGGTTTCAACTTTTACACGGAATTTGTTTTTGTATGTGttatatttgatattgTTCGCTTTCTCATTGGTAGTGGTGTCCATGGTCGCTCTCGATATGGCTGAAATCGTTCACTTCTTCCCAAAAGCTCCTGAATTACAT GATTTTTCGTTATTGGGTTTTACGGCACCGTTTGTGACTCGTTTTAAGACACCGAATGCTTCAGTTTTGTTCCCGTTTAACTTTTTTAAACTTCCCAATGATACTACTGGAGTTTTGCCTCAGTTGCCACACTACGATGAAATGGTAGTCACAAAGTTTACAATGAGTCATGTTGACAAGCACAATCACAAACACTGCAATAAACGTGATAGTGCAAGATTTGATGATGATGTGAGTAGTGTTTTGGATAACTTGGATAATCCAGATGATCTAAAGGATTTAAGAAATGCACTCAAACAAAGACTTGGAGATAACAACACTAACAAAAATGGTAGTGGTGGTgttgataattataatgCGTATGATAATCCTGATGGAAAAGTTGGTGGTTCTAAAGATTTGAATTCTACGAAGCCGTCGACAAATGGTGTTAGTTCAGCTGGTGAGAAGTCAAAGGAATCTGATAGTTTTTATGACCATTTACCTTTTATGCCTCATCCTGGTGAGACTGAAGGTGAGTCTGAAGAGGTTTCTAAGGACGAATTCCCACCTGAAACAAATGATTTAACACCTGAAGGAAAGTCAGAAGTTGTTGtactatataaattacaGAAACGATGTAACCAATTACTACTCAGCTATTTACTTACTACTATATACCCAATATATAGTTAG